CCGCTGACGAGCGTGGACATCCTTGCCGGCGGCCGCGCCGCGCTGGTCGAGGCCAACGGCGAGCTGGGGCTGGCGCTGTCGAACGATGAGATCGACTACTTGATCGACAATTTCACGAAGCTGGGTCGCAATCCGACCGATGTCGAGCTGATGATGTTCGCGCAGGCGAATTCCGAGCACTGCCGCCACAAGATCTTCAATGCCTCGTGGGAGATCGACGGGAAACCGCAGCCCATGTCGCTGTTCGGCATGATCCGAGAAACGCACAAGGCGCATCCCGACGGGACGATCGTCGCCTACGCCGACAACGCGGCGGTGATCGAAGGGGCAGCGATTCGGCGCTTCCATCCGCGGGCCGATGGCACCTATGCCTATGTCGAGGAGGTCACGCACATCCTTGCCAAGGTCGAAACCCACAACCATCCGACTGCGATCTCGCCGTTTCCGGGTGCCGCGACAGGCTCTGGCGGCGAGATTCGCGACGAGGGCGCCACCGGCCGCGGCGCGAAGCCCAAGGCGGGCCTGTGTGGCTTTTCGGTCTCCGACCTCAAGATTCCAGGCTTCGAGCAGCCGTGGGAGTCGAACTACGGCAAACCCGAGCGCATCGCCTCGGCCTTGGAGATCATGATCGAAGGGCCGCTGGGCGCAGCGGCGTTCAACAACGAATTCGGCCGGCCAAACCTCGCCGGTTATTTCCGCACCTTCGAGCAGCCGTTCAATGGTGAGATGCGCGGCTACCACAAGCCGATCATGATCGCCGGTGGCGTGGGCAACATCGGCGCGCGTCATTGCTTCAAGGAGAAATTTCCGGCCGGCACGAAACTCATCCAGCTCGGCGGTCCCGGGATGTCGATCGGCCTGGGCGGCGGTGCGGCCTCGTCGATGGCCACCGGCACGAATACCGCCGATCTCGATTTTGCCTCGGTGCAGCGCGGCAATCCGGAAATGCAGCGGCGCGCGCAGGAGGTCATCGACCGCTGCTGGCAGATGGGCGAGGCGAATCCGATTCTCGCCATCCACGACGTCGGCGCGGGCGGCATCTCGAACGCGATGCCGGAACTCGCCTTTGATGCCGGTCGCGGCGCCTGGTTCGATCTGCGCCAGGTGCCGACCGAAGAGCCGGGTATGAGCCCGCGCGAGATTTGGTGCAACGAGGCCCAGGAGCGTTATGTGCTCGCCGTCGCCCCCGAACGTCTCGCCGAATTCGAGGCGATCTGCGCTCGCGAGCGTTGCCCGTTCGCGGTGATCGGTGAAGCGACCGAAACGCGTCAGCTCGTCGTCGAGGATCCGTATTTCGGCAACAAGCCCGTCGATATACCGATGGAAGTGCTGTTGGGCAAGCCTCCCCGCATGCACCGCAAGGCGGCACGCAAGCCGGTGGCGATGCCGCCGCTCGCTCTCGATGCGATCGATCTGGCTGATGCGGCCATGCGTGTGCTGCGCTTGCCGGCGGTGGCCAGCAAGAGTTTTTTGATCACCATCGGCGATCGCACGGTCGGCGGTTTGACGGCCCGCGACCAGTTCGTCGGCCCCTGGCAGACGCCGGTGGCCGACGTGGCGGTCACCGCGATGGGTTTCGATACCTACTTGGGCGAGTGCTTTGCAATGGGCGAGAGAACGCCCGTGGCGCTGCTCGACGCGCCCGCCTCCGGCCGCATGGCGATCGGCGAGGCGATCACCAATCTCGCCGCCGCGCAAGTGACCGATCTTGGCCAGGTGAAGCTCTCCGCCAACTGGATGGCGGCCGCTGGCCACGGCAACGAGGATGCGGCGTTGTTCGACACCGTGAAGGGCGTTGGCCTCGAATTCTGCCCGGCGCTCGGCATCTCCATCCCCGTCGGCAAAGATTCGCTGTCGATGCGCACCCAATGGGAGGAAAACGGTGTCAAAAAGTCCGTCGTCGCGCCGCTTTCCCTGATCGTCACGGCCTTTGCGCCTTGCGGCGACGTGCGCGAAACACTCACGCCGCAATTGCAATCAGACGCAGGCGGCGAGACCGAGCTGATCCTGATCGATCTGGGGCAGGGCAAAAACCGCCTGGGCGGCTCGGCACTGGCCCAGGTCTATGGCGCTTCGGGCGACGTGCCGCCTGATGCCGATGCCGCTTTGCTCAAGCGCTTTTTCGCCGCGATCCAGACGCTGCGCCCCCTGATCCTCGCTTACCACGACCGTTCCGACGGCGGGCTGTTCGCGACCCTCTGCGAGATGAGCTTCGCCTCGCATCTGGGTATTTCGGTGAACCTCGATATCCTGTGCTACGACCCGCTGATGAACGATGTCGATGGCATCGAACGCGCGCCGCAACTGATCGATGGCCGGATGCAGGATCGCTTGCTCGCCGCACTGTTTTCCGAGGAACTCGGCGCCGTGATCCAGATCCGCCGCT
This genomic interval from Sulfuricystis multivorans contains the following:
- the purL gene encoding phosphoribosylformylglycinamidine synthase, with the protein product MSRILKLRGAAAFSPSHLARLQKALDTPLAAEQWFFVELDAALEEEDEARLKDLLGIPDPLPPAPQGELLLITPRLGTISPWSSKATDIAKNCGFAAVKRIERGIVYTLPKSALTQRHIARLHDRMTESVLDSIEAAERLFHHVAPQPLTSVDILAGGRAALVEANGELGLALSNDEIDYLIDNFTKLGRNPTDVELMMFAQANSEHCRHKIFNASWEIDGKPQPMSLFGMIRETHKAHPDGTIVAYADNAAVIEGAAIRRFHPRADGTYAYVEEVTHILAKVETHNHPTAISPFPGAATGSGGEIRDEGATGRGAKPKAGLCGFSVSDLKIPGFEQPWESNYGKPERIASALEIMIEGPLGAAAFNNEFGRPNLAGYFRTFEQPFNGEMRGYHKPIMIAGGVGNIGARHCFKEKFPAGTKLIQLGGPGMSIGLGGGAASSMATGTNTADLDFASVQRGNPEMQRRAQEVIDRCWQMGEANPILAIHDVGAGGISNAMPELAFDAGRGAWFDLRQVPTEEPGMSPREIWCNEAQERYVLAVAPERLAEFEAICARERCPFAVIGEATETRQLVVEDPYFGNKPVDIPMEVLLGKPPRMHRKAARKPVAMPPLALDAIDLADAAMRVLRLPAVASKSFLITIGDRTVGGLTARDQFVGPWQTPVADVAVTAMGFDTYLGECFAMGERTPVALLDAPASGRMAIGEAITNLAAAQVTDLGQVKLSANWMAAAGHGNEDAALFDTVKGVGLEFCPALGISIPVGKDSLSMRTQWEENGVKKSVVAPLSLIVTAFAPCGDVRETLTPQLQSDAGGETELILIDLGQGKNRLGGSALAQVYGASGDVPPDADAALLKRFFAAIQTLRPLILAYHDRSDGGLFATLCEMSFASHLGISVNLDILCYDPLMNDVDGIERAPQLIDGRMQDRLLAALFSEELGAVIQIRRSQRTAVMQTLRDHGLGACSHIIGSLNDADELRLWRNAKAVLTLPRVALQRAWSETSYRIAQLRDDPECAQEEFDALLDAADPGLSCQPTFDPAAPFVVSGVRPKIAILREQGVNGEIEMAAAFDRAGFECIDVHMSDLMSGRVKLADFKGLAACGGFSYGDVLGAGQGWAKSILFHPELKDEFAAFFARSDTFALGVCNGCQMMAHLAPIIPGAEHWPTFQHNRSERFEARFSLVEILDSPSIFFAGMAGSKLPVVVSHGEGRAVFASDARPPVALRYIDHRGQVTMTYPFNPNGSPEGITGVTTPDGRFTIMMPHPERVFRTVQMSWHPAGLGEDSPWLTMFRNARKWMG